One stretch of Pirellulales bacterium DNA includes these proteins:
- a CDS encoding peptidase produces MASAAGGHLDWKIPPAIFMLGLCGFWAAPQAPADEIVHRDGRVLDGQFARISKTAEDPLANIDPEASTPIFLCDNDLTRTFVPYRLLRENTFKPAADPLEKIKIPQRVADGDNRVACVGPFLGMQPFDEFGRRTVEISTAAGPVKVIQGITTLTSRWAKVEGLNAGGNLVWDMRIATSSIPRDTLSKIVRKFQGGTEPNLNHRLKLVRLLIDAERYRDAEVELQDLAKTFPDDPLPKQVLGTIQQLGAKTLLREIELRRNSGQHQLANSLLRQFPQEGLSGVTQQQIKQILEEDEQLTVRRDALIAELGKLAADLPSGTRELWAEPVAEICRELSRHNIERLAPYENLRGDKNLRDEQKLALAVTGWLAGPNSALNNPLVGLSLYKTRNLVRDYLLEKNSLKRAELLQLIQQEEANSVELLTRIIRHMTPVWPLPPAAELKEVQTLEVPGQPNQPNYSYQVLLPPEYDPYRSYPAIVCLHAQGMTPAQELTWWAGEATPRGRFGQATRHGYIVIAPAYTDGAYSASPEEHERVTKTLRDACRRFNIDSDRIFLSGHSQGANAAWDIGLSHPDLWAGVIPINGMAIKESVAFYQQNASILPLYFVHGELDCGVIKVNAPHWDKYFSRAFDITVVQYLGRGHENFSDEILRLFDWMNRKNRARDLRLFPAKYKITTRRPTDNYFWSLEVRDFGVQNMARGVEIEQEIKGNSVIIRGPAQAKVSIWLSPEMVSFNSEIKIIYNGQSLVRGKSIPASEEILLEDVRTRGERQHPFWAVVEN; encoded by the coding sequence ATGGCTAGCGCGGCAGGCGGGCATCTCGATTGGAAAATCCCCCCAGCGATCTTCATGCTGGGGCTGTGCGGTTTCTGGGCCGCACCCCAGGCTCCCGCCGATGAAATTGTGCATCGCGATGGGCGGGTGCTGGATGGGCAGTTCGCCAGAATCTCTAAAACGGCCGAGGACCCCCTGGCGAATATCGATCCCGAGGCCTCGACCCCGATTTTTTTATGCGACAATGACCTGACACGCACCTTTGTGCCCTATCGCCTGCTACGCGAAAACACGTTCAAGCCCGCCGCCGATCCGCTGGAAAAAATCAAAATTCCCCAACGCGTCGCGGATGGCGACAACCGCGTCGCCTGTGTCGGGCCGTTTTTGGGGATGCAACCCTTTGACGAATTTGGCCGCCGCACCGTGGAGATCTCCACCGCCGCCGGGCCGGTCAAGGTGATCCAGGGGATCACCACCCTGACCTCCCGCTGGGCCAAGGTGGAGGGCCTAAACGCCGGGGGTAATTTGGTCTGGGATATGCGCATCGCCACTAGCAGTATTCCCCGCGATACCCTGAGTAAAATTGTCCGCAAATTTCAGGGAGGGACAGAGCCTAACCTCAACCATCGGCTCAAGCTGGTCCGTCTGCTGATCGATGCCGAACGCTACCGCGATGCCGAAGTCGAGTTGCAGGATCTGGCCAAAACTTTTCCCGATGATCCCCTGCCCAAGCAGGTGTTGGGAACAATTCAACAACTGGGGGCCAAGACACTTCTGCGGGAAATCGAACTGCGGCGCAATAGCGGTCAACACCAACTGGCGAATAGCCTGCTGCGGCAATTTCCCCAGGAGGGTCTGAGCGGCGTCACGCAGCAACAAATCAAGCAAATTTTAGAAGAAGACGAGCAATTGACGGTCCGCCGGGACGCCCTGATCGCCGAACTAGGTAAATTGGCGGCTGATCTACCCAGCGGCACCCGCGAGTTGTGGGCGGAACCCGTTGCCGAAATTTGCCGCGAACTGAGCCGGCATAATATCGAGCGACTGGCCCCGTACGAAAATTTGCGCGGTGATAAAAACCTGCGCGATGAGCAAAAGCTGGCCCTGGCGGTGACCGGCTGGCTGGCGGGGCCAAATTCGGCGTTAAATAATCCGTTGGTAGGGCTATCGTTATATAAGACGCGCAATCTGGTGCGGGATTATTTGCTGGAAAAAAACTCGCTTAAACGGGCTGAACTGCTACAGCTAATCCAACAAGAAGAAGCGAACTCCGTGGAGTTGCTCACGCGGATCATTCGCCACATGACTCCTGTCTGGCCCCTCCCTCCGGCGGCGGAATTGAAAGAAGTTCAAACATTGGAAGTTCCCGGCCAACCCAACCAACCCAACTACAGCTATCAGGTCTTGCTGCCGCCGGAATACGATCCTTACCGCAGCTACCCGGCGATTGTCTGTCTGCACGCGCAGGGGATGACACCCGCGCAGGAACTGACCTGGTGGGCAGGAGAAGCCACTCCCCGGGGAAGGTTTGGCCAGGCCACGCGGCATGGATATATTGTCATTGCCCCGGCCTATACCGATGGCGCCTACAGCGCTAGTCCGGAGGAACATGAACGCGTCACCAAGACCCTCCGCGACGCTTGCCGCCGATTCAATATCGACAGCGACCGAATCTTTTTATCCGGCCACTCCCAGGGAGCGAACGCCGCCTGGGATATCGGCCTGTCACACCCCGACCTGTGGGCGGGAGTAATTCCGATCAATGGGATGGCCATCAAGGAGTCGGTGGCCTTTTACCAACAAAACGCGTCGATTCTGCCGTTGTATTTTGTGCATGGGGAATTGGACTGCGGCGTGATCAAGGTCAACGCGCCCCACTGGGACAAATATTTCAGCCGCGCGTTTGATATTACCGTGGTGCAGTATTTGGGACGGGGGCACGAAAACTTTTCCGATGAAATCCTGCGACTGTTTGACTGGATGAATCGCAAGAACCGCGCGCGGGATTTGCGGTTATTTCCGGCAAAATACAAAATCACCACCCGCCGGCCGACGGATAACTACTTTTGGTCGCTGGAGGTGCGGGATTTTGGCGTGCAAAACATGGCCCGCGGCGTGGAAATCGAACAAGAGATCAAAGGGAACTCGGTCATTATTCGCGGTCCGGCGCAAGCCAAAGTTAGCATTTGGCTCAGTCCCGAAATGGTTAGTTTTAATAGCGAAATCAAGATTATCTACAATGGCCAATCGCTGGTGCGGGGGAAGTCCATTCCCGCCAGCGAGGAAATATTGCTCGAGGATGTGCGCACCCGCGGCGAGCGCCAGCACCCCTTTTGGGCCGTGGTGGAGAATTAG